A single Nostoc sp. ATCC 53789 DNA region contains:
- the dnaB gene encoding replicative DNA helicase: MYASDDNVIPFATTANKLPPQSIESEEAILGGILLDPVAIERVRDILKPHHFYISAHGRIYNAALRLNAQELPTDLLMITNYLADNSLLEIIGGRNKLASLVDKTVSAVNIDALAGLVMEKWKRRELGRLGSLAIELQHKSNEETPLEEAFSQLQDFIYELQRSSDTAGASHISEVVINLFQDIEDRSQGKVLPGIPTGFYDLDAMTCGFNRNDLVIVAGRPAMGKSAFAAQIAFHLAQAYQFPVVVFSLEMSKLQIAMRALSGEAGIESGYLKTGRISNKQWEPLSQGIGTLSELPVYLDDRPDPSLSYIESECRKIMAQERRDLGLIVVDYLQLMDGNGGGNRNHEIEKLTRGLKRLAMKLQTPVMCLSQLSRAVENRNNKRPMLSDLRDSGGIEQDADKVIMLYRDEYYDSNTQEKGIAEIILAKNRDGATGTIQLLFDAHLTKFKNMVRSQSAQTDWD, from the coding sequence ATGTACGCCAGTGACGACAACGTAATTCCTTTTGCCACCACAGCCAATAAGCTACCACCACAGAGCATTGAATCTGAAGAGGCGATACTTGGGGGCATCTTGCTTGACCCAGTAGCTATAGAACGTGTCCGCGACATTTTGAAGCCGCACCACTTCTATATCAGCGCTCATGGTCGTATATACAACGCAGCCCTTCGACTTAATGCTCAAGAATTGCCCACAGACTTGTTGATGATCACGAATTATTTAGCTGATAATAGTTTGTTAGAAATTATCGGCGGTCGAAACAAGTTAGCATCGCTGGTTGACAAGACAGTATCAGCAGTTAACATTGATGCGCTGGCAGGTCTAGTTATGGAAAAATGGAAGCGTCGGGAACTAGGTAGACTAGGAAGCCTTGCAATCGAGTTGCAGCACAAATCCAATGAAGAAACCCCCTTAGAGGAAGCCTTCTCACAATTACAGGACTTTATCTATGAGTTGCAGCGTTCCTCTGATACTGCGGGGGCCAGCCACATTTCCGAAGTGGTGATTAATCTGTTTCAGGATATTGAAGACCGCAGCCAGGGTAAGGTTTTACCTGGGATTCCCACGGGCTTTTATGATCTTGATGCAATGACTTGCGGGTTTAACCGCAATGATTTAGTTATCGTTGCGGGTCGTCCGGCGATGGGGAAATCAGCGTTTGCGGCTCAGATAGCTTTTCATCTAGCCCAAGCTTATCAGTTTCCGGTTGTCGTGTTCAGTCTGGAAATGTCAAAGCTACAGATTGCCATGCGTGCGCTTTCTGGTGAGGCTGGCATAGAAAGCGGCTACTTGAAAACAGGGCGCATCTCTAACAAACAATGGGAGCCACTATCACAGGGCATCGGCACACTATCAGAGCTACCTGTTTACCTCGATGACCGTCCAGACCCGTCACTGAGCTATATAGAATCTGAATGTCGTAAAATCATGGCACAAGAGCGCCGTGATTTGGGGTTGATCGTTGTCGATTATCTGCAATTGATGGATGGTAATGGCGGGGGCAACAGAAATCATGAAATAGAAAAGCTCACACGCGGACTCAAGCGTTTAGCGATGAAGTTACAGACCCCTGTTATGTGTTTATCGCAACTATCAAGGGCAGTAGAAAACCGTAATAACAAACGCCCCATGCTCTCCGATTTACGTGACAGTGGCGGGATTGAGCAGGACGCGGACAAAGTAATCATGTTGTATCGTGATGAATATTACGACTCTAATACGCAAGAGAAAGGAATTGCAGAGATTATCCTTGCTAAAAACCGCGATGGGGCCACAGGCACAATCCAACTACTGTTTGATGCACACTTAACAAAATTTAAGAACATGGTGCGATCGCAGTCAGCACAAACTGACTGGGATTAA
- a CDS encoding helix-turn-helix transcriptional regulator has translation MPIRNQVKKFVDGLGITRYRFQKDTGIAPSTAYNLYDNPDWIPQVTALNKICDFYRVQPSELIYWVPPEEIKEDKEDK, from the coding sequence ATGCCTATAAGGAACCAAGTCAAGAAATTTGTAGACGGTTTGGGGATTACTCGCTATCGCTTTCAAAAAGATACGGGCATAGCACCCAGTACCGCTTACAACTTATACGATAATCCTGATTGGATACCACAAGTTACAGCTTTAAACAAAATCTGCGATTTTTACCGTGTCCAGCCCAGCGAGTTAATTTACTGGGTTCCACCAGAAGAAATTAAAGAAGACAAGGAGGATAAATGA